Below is a window of Cupriavidus sp. MP-37 DNA.
GGTGCCCTTGGTCAGCGTGCCGAAGATGTCGCCGGCGGTGCCGAGCCAGCCGCCGTCCTGCTCGCCCGCGGGCTGGCCGGCGCTCGCGCCGCCCGCGCCCTTGCCGCCATTCGCCACCGTCGGCACGCTGCCGCGCAGCTTTTCATAGGCGGATTCGCGGTCGACGGTCTTTTCATAGGTGCCCGCCACCAGCGAGTTCGCGACCAGCTGCTTGCGTTCGTCTTCCGTCGCCGGGCCGATGCGGCTGCCCGGCGCCAGCACCCAGGCGCGCTCGGTCACGCGCGGCGTGCCCTTGGCGTCGAGGAACGACACCAGCGCCTCGCCCACGCCCAGCTCGCCGATGGCGGTCTCCAGGTCCAGCTTCGGGTTGGCGCGCATGGTGGTGGCCGCCACCTTGACCGCCTTCTGGTCGCGCGGGGTAAAGGCGCGCAGCGCATGCTGCACGCGGTTGCCCAACTGGCCCAGCACGGTGTCGGGGATATCGACCGGGTTCTGCGTGACGAAGTACACGCCCACGCCCTTGGAGCGCACCAGGCGCACCACCTGCTCGATCTTGTCGAGCAGCGCCTTGGGCGCATCGTTGAACAGCAGGTGGGCCTCGTCGAAGAAGAACACCAGCTTGGGCTTGTCGAGGTCGCCGGCCTCGGGCAACTTTTCGAACAGTTCGGACAGCATCCACAGCAGAAAGGTCGCGTACAGCCGCGGCGCGTTCATCAGCTTGTCCGCGGCCAGGATATTGACCACGCCCTGGCCCTTGTCGGTCTGGATGAAGTCTTCCAGGTTCAGCATGGGCTCGCCGAAGAAGACGTCGCCGCCCTGCGACTCCAGCGCGATCAACCCGCGCTGGATCGCGCCGACCGAGGCGGCCGAGATATTGCCGTACTCGGTGGTGAACTGGCTGGCATTGTCGCCGACGTACTGCAGCATCGCGCGCAGGTCCTTGGCGTCGAGCAGCAGCAGGCCGTTGGCGTCGGCGATGCGGAACACCAGGTTCAGCACGCCCTGCTGGGTGT
It encodes the following:
- a CDS encoding helicase HerA-like C-terminal domain-containing protein, with translation MADPILIAKNAEHELVLLPQMGNRHGLITGATGTGKTVTLQTLAQGFSRLGVPVFMADVKGDLTGISQPGQPSDKLKQRLADLNLPEPAWGGCPTTLWDVFGEKGHPVRATVSHMGPLLLSRMLELNDTQQGVLNLVFRIADANGLLLLDAKDLRAMLQYVGDNASQFTTEYGNISAASVGAIQRGLIALESQGGDVFFGEPMLNLEDFIQTDKGQGVVNILAADKLMNAPRLYATFLLWMLSELFEKLPEAGDLDKPKLVFFFDEAHLLFNDAPKALLDKIEQVVRLVRSKGVGVYFVTQNPVDIPDTVLGQLGNRVQHALRAFTPRDQKAVKVAATTMRANPKLDLETAIGELGVGEALVSFLDAKGTPRVTERAWVLAPGSRIGPATEDERKQLVANSLVAGTYEKTVDRESAYEKLRGSVPTVANGGKGAGGASAGQPAGEQDGGWLGTAGDIFGTLTKGTGKSGRGDSILESMAKSAARTVGSQVGRELIRGVLGSLLGKKK